The following proteins come from a genomic window of Edaphobacter sp. 4G125:
- a CDS encoding Orn/Lys/Arg family decarboxylase translates to MNEGRWVLLIASEVGGTDSVSDRAMERLVDAIREEGYEVIRTSTPEDGLSLVTSDPSYSAILLDWDLEGEGQFDERVALMVLRAVRHRNKKVPIFLIADRTLVSELPLEVVKQVHEYIHLFGDTPAFIANRVDFAVERYHEQLLPPYFRELKKYTDQGAYSWDAPGHMGGVAYLKHPVGMEFQRFFGENLLRSDLGISTAQLGSWLDHLGPPGESERNAARIFGADWTFYVLSGSSTSNQIVGHGVIAQDDIVLADANCHKSICHSLTVTGARPVYMKPTRNGYGMIGLVPLKRFSPEFIRGLIDRSPLTKGVENQNPTYAVVTNSTYDGLCYDVNRVVEELSKSVPRVHFDEAWYAYAKFHKIYRGRFAMDVPDDMPDRPTIFSVQSTHKMLAAFSMGSMVHIKLSPRAPLEFDQFNESFMMHGTTSPFYPLIASLDVAAAMMDEPAGPTLMYETIQDAISFRKAMSSVAHRLRSAENGDGWFFRLFQPDMVTDPATGEKYVFEETPDELLGSNPGYWTLKPGEDWHGFQDDDIADGYCMLDPTKVTILMPGVNAQGTVSEWGIPAAILTEFLDSRRVEIARTGDYTVLVLFSVGTSKGKWGSLLENLFEFKRLYDSEAPLEEALPELVAKYPQRYRNATLKELSDEMHAAMIELNLPTLVGEACDEDFDPVLTPSQTYQKLLRNETEKIRFTQMPGRIGAVMLVPYPPGIPMCMPGERLGGPESPVIRLILATEQFGKRFPGFEREVHGIEVDEQGNYWMRAVIETPGQVRNGNSNGNGKVHPPSAAPPVKKSRRSQPRQNSE, encoded by the coding sequence TTGAACGAAGGTCGCTGGGTACTGTTGATTGCAAGTGAAGTGGGTGGAACGGATTCGGTCTCGGACCGCGCAATGGAGCGTCTGGTCGATGCCATCCGCGAAGAAGGCTACGAGGTGATCCGGACCTCCACGCCTGAGGATGGTCTGTCTCTTGTGACCTCCGATCCTTCGTATTCGGCCATTTTGCTCGATTGGGATCTCGAAGGCGAAGGGCAGTTCGACGAGCGCGTCGCCCTGATGGTGTTGCGCGCCGTGCGCCATCGCAACAAGAAGGTCCCGATCTTCCTGATTGCCGACCGTACTCTCGTCAGCGAGCTTCCCCTCGAAGTGGTCAAGCAGGTTCACGAATACATCCACCTCTTCGGTGATACTCCTGCCTTCATCGCCAACCGCGTCGACTTCGCCGTCGAGCGCTATCACGAGCAACTTCTTCCGCCGTACTTCCGTGAGTTGAAGAAGTACACCGACCAGGGAGCTTACTCCTGGGACGCACCCGGTCACATGGGCGGCGTAGCTTACCTGAAGCATCCCGTCGGCATGGAGTTCCAGCGCTTCTTCGGAGAGAACCTTCTTCGCTCGGATCTTGGTATCTCCACAGCCCAGCTTGGCTCATGGCTCGATCACCTCGGGCCTCCAGGAGAGTCCGAACGCAATGCCGCGCGTATCTTTGGAGCAGACTGGACCTTCTACGTTCTCAGCGGTTCTTCGACTTCGAATCAGATCGTCGGCCACGGCGTTATCGCGCAGGATGATATCGTTCTCGCCGATGCCAACTGCCATAAGTCCATCTGCCACTCACTAACCGTTACCGGAGCGCGACCTGTCTATATGAAGCCCACCCGGAACGGCTACGGTATGATCGGCCTCGTTCCCCTGAAGCGCTTCAGCCCAGAGTTCATTCGTGGTCTCATCGATCGCAGCCCGCTGACGAAAGGTGTCGAGAACCAGAATCCGACCTACGCTGTCGTCACCAACTCCACGTACGATGGCCTCTGTTACGACGTCAATCGTGTCGTCGAGGAGCTTTCGAAGTCCGTGCCTCGTGTTCACTTTGACGAAGCCTGGTATGCCTACGCGAAGTTCCACAAGATCTACCGTGGCCGCTTTGCGATGGACGTTCCTGACGACATGCCCGACCGCCCAACGATCTTCTCGGTTCAGTCAACCCACAAGATGCTGGCGGCGTTCTCGATGGGCTCGATGGTTCATATCAAGCTCAGCCCACGGGCTCCATTGGAATTCGACCAGTTCAATGAATCCTTCATGATGCACGGTACGACCTCGCCGTTCTATCCACTCATTGCATCGCTCGATGTCGCCGCAGCCATGATGGACGAACCCGCCGGGCCCACCTTGATGTACGAAACCATTCAGGATGCCATCAGCTTCCGCAAAGCGATGAGCTCAGTGGCCCATCGCCTGCGTTCCGCTGAAAACGGCGACGGATGGTTCTTTCGCCTCTTCCAGCCCGATATGGTTACCGATCCAGCTACCGGAGAGAAGTATGTCTTTGAAGAGACACCAGACGAGCTCCTCGGCTCAAATCCCGGTTACTGGACACTGAAGCCAGGCGAAGACTGGCACGGCTTCCAGGACGACGATATCGCCGACGGATACTGCATGCTTGACCCCACCAAGGTCACGATCCTGATGCCGGGTGTGAACGCACAGGGAACCGTTAGCGAGTGGGGGATCCCCGCCGCCATTCTCACAGAGTTCCTCGACTCCCGCCGCGTCGAGATCGCACGTACCGGTGACTACACCGTCCTTGTGCTCTTCTCTGTCGGCACCTCGAAAGGAAAGTGGGGATCTCTGCTCGAAAACCTCTTCGAGTTCAAGCGCCTCTACGACAGCGAGGCCCCACTCGAAGAAGCTCTGCCGGAACTGGTTGCTAAGTATCCTCAACGCTATCGCAACGCTACCCTCAAAGAGCTCTCTGACGAGATGCACGCTGCGATGATCGAGCTCAACCTGCCTACGCTCGTAGGCGAGGCCTGCGACGAGGACTTCGATCCTGTCCTCACCCCCTCGCAGACCTATCAGAAGCTGCTCCGTAACGAGACAGAGAAGATTCGCTTTACCCAGATGCCCGGTCGAATCGGTGCTGTCATGCTCGTTCCGTATCCTCCGGGAATCCCCATGTGTATGCCAGGCGAACGGCTCGGTGGACCGGAAAGCCCGGTCATCCGTCTCATCCTCGCCACCGAACAGTTCGGCAAGCGCTTTCCCGGATTCGAACGCGAGGTCCACGGTATCGAAGTCGACGAGCAGGGCAACTATTGGATGAGGGCTGTCATCGAAACTCCTGGCCAGGTACGCAATGGGAACAGCAACGGAAATGGAAAGGTGCATCCTCCTAGCGCGGCTCCGCCCGTAAAAAAGTCCCGGCGCTCTCAACCGCGGCAAAACTCAGAGTAG
- the hemC gene encoding hydroxymethylbilane synthase: MSTPIRIGSRGSQLALWQANHILEALRSAGHDAEIEVIRTTGDRMQQASFVPPANVDGKGIFIKEIEEALAEGRIDIAVHSLKDLPTKISPRFTLAAIPKRADARDVWVCETYWALHTLPLGGRIGTTSPRRKAQLLAMRPDVEFVDVRGNIDTRLKKLAAGECDALVLAAAGLDRLDRAEWVHHRFSPDELCPAPGQGALAIETRSESHPLDEARDRMIRQTIAMLNHVETRFCVEAERIALDALGGGCSLPIGVHCVPEFERWRAFAQVIAPDGESMVQIDTEMPLSTDAETLGQWIADDLKSRGAMELLASSTF, translated from the coding sequence ATGTCTACCCCCATCCGGATCGGTTCCCGCGGCTCCCAGTTAGCGCTCTGGCAGGCCAATCATATTCTCGAAGCACTACGCTCTGCCGGGCATGACGCTGAGATTGAAGTCATTCGAACGACGGGTGACCGCATGCAGCAGGCGAGCTTTGTTCCTCCAGCGAATGTGGACGGGAAAGGCATCTTTATCAAGGAGATTGAAGAGGCCTTGGCTGAGGGACGAATCGATATTGCAGTGCACTCCCTCAAAGACCTTCCAACTAAGATTTCTCCGCGTTTTACCCTCGCAGCGATCCCAAAGCGGGCCGACGCTCGCGACGTTTGGGTCTGCGAGACCTACTGGGCGCTTCACACGCTTCCGCTGGGCGGACGTATCGGGACCACCAGTCCACGCCGCAAGGCGCAGCTGTTGGCGATGCGGCCCGATGTGGAGTTTGTGGATGTGCGAGGCAATATCGATACACGTCTGAAGAAGCTTGCAGCCGGGGAGTGCGACGCTCTCGTGCTTGCGGCCGCAGGATTGGATCGGCTCGATCGCGCGGAGTGGGTTCATCACAGGTTCTCTCCCGATGAGCTCTGTCCGGCTCCCGGACAGGGCGCTCTCGCCATTGAAACCCGCAGCGAATCGCATCCTCTGGATGAAGCCAGGGATCGCATGATCCGGCAAACCATCGCCATGCTGAATCATGTTGAGACTCGCTTCTGCGTCGAAGCCGAACGGATCGCTCTCGATGCTCTCGGCGGCGGATGTTCGCTTCCCATTGGTGTGCATTGTGTCCCGGAGTTCGAGCGTTGGCGTGCCTTCGCTCAGGTCATTGCTCCAGACGGAGAATCCATGGTGCAAATCGACACTGAAATGCCACTCTCCACGGACGCCGAAACGCTCGGGCAGTGGATTGCCGATGATCTCAAATCGCGAGGAGCCATGGAGCTGCTTGCCTCTTCTACTTTCTAA
- the mutS gene encoding DNA mismatch repair protein MutS, with protein sequence MTQETVQALSADLATLTPAMRQYRTAKEAHPDTLLFFRMGDFYELFFEDAVVAARELQLALTARDKAKSVPMCGVPYHAAEGYVQRLLRKGYRVAMCDQMEDPKQAKGVVKREVTRVLTPGTALDPSLGAEQSNYLASIAVTGLNASTVCGIALLDLSTGEFRATEFSGANAWLQASDELGRVKPVELLYGSGLFGGVNLAGEAVEESSGTLEAIRTKTPLEAWVFTSDHALPLLRNHFRVHSLDGLGLAGHEMAGIAAGALLHYMRATKQGGLEHVDGLRYYERSSCLELDAVSVRNLELVEPLFSGETQQTTLFYTLDACCTPMGKRLLRATLLRPSSDLTEIEARLEAVAEAVSDLRRREDVRQAMNGLLDLERLLGRIALDSAGPREVVSLGATLQCLPGLLTSVKQFKAPKWSALANGFDTLEDLHTLIAKTIADEPPVSLADGGVIRSGVNADLDELRELSRSGRQALAAIEERERQRTGISSLKVRFNNVFGYYIEVTKANAKAVPSDYERKQTLVNAERFTTPELKDYETKILTAQERSGEIERRLFNELRRQLLDAAPRMRETARRVAEIDLLTCFAHLASLRGWVRPAVETSGLLEFIGARHPVVEQRLEESGVGRFVPNSVHLDADAGPSVLLITGPNMGGKSTYLRQTALLVIMAQCGCFVPAEQMRLGLVDRIYTRIGASDNVARGRSTFMVEMTETAAILNSATNRSLVLLDEMGRGTATYDGLSLAWATVEHLHDRIGARTLFATHYHELTLLADKLERLKNLRVTVKETAGGIVFLHSVEAGPANKSYGIEVARLAGLPAAVISRAREVLKLHERAESQQVREAASDHSPALQMTMFTPLSQRIVDRIAEIAVDDLTPREALNLLAELQKELKG encoded by the coding sequence ATGACACAGGAGACAGTACAAGCGTTGAGTGCAGACCTGGCGACCCTTACGCCGGCAATGCGGCAGTATCGCACAGCAAAGGAAGCACATCCGGATACTCTGCTCTTCTTCCGCATGGGCGACTTCTATGAGCTCTTTTTTGAAGATGCCGTGGTTGCCGCCCGCGAGCTGCAACTAGCCCTGACGGCACGGGATAAGGCCAAGAGCGTCCCCATGTGTGGAGTTCCTTACCACGCGGCAGAGGGTTATGTTCAACGGCTGCTGCGCAAGGGCTATCGGGTGGCCATGTGCGACCAGATGGAGGACCCTAAGCAGGCCAAAGGAGTGGTCAAACGCGAGGTGACCCGCGTTTTGACTCCGGGAACCGCGCTCGATCCTTCTCTTGGAGCCGAACAGAGTAACTATCTGGCCAGCATCGCCGTAACAGGATTGAATGCTTCTACCGTTTGCGGCATCGCTCTACTCGATCTTTCAACCGGTGAGTTTCGTGCGACCGAGTTTTCCGGCGCAAATGCATGGCTCCAGGCCTCCGATGAGCTTGGCCGCGTAAAGCCGGTTGAGCTGCTTTATGGCTCGGGGCTGTTTGGAGGAGTCAATCTTGCAGGGGAGGCTGTTGAAGAAAGCTCCGGGACGCTTGAGGCTATCCGGACGAAAACGCCACTTGAGGCGTGGGTCTTCACATCGGATCATGCTCTTCCTTTGTTGCGTAATCACTTCCGTGTTCATTCTCTCGATGGATTAGGACTCGCGGGTCACGAAATGGCCGGAATCGCGGCAGGCGCTCTGTTGCACTACATGCGTGCGACGAAACAGGGCGGTTTGGAGCATGTTGACGGCCTGCGCTATTACGAGCGGTCGTCTTGTCTGGAACTGGATGCGGTAAGTGTTCGTAATCTGGAGCTGGTCGAGCCACTCTTTTCTGGAGAGACGCAGCAGACGACGCTCTTCTACACGTTGGATGCCTGTTGCACTCCGATGGGCAAACGGCTGCTACGTGCGACGCTACTTCGACCATCCAGCGATCTGACTGAGATTGAGGCGCGACTTGAGGCGGTAGCAGAGGCGGTAAGCGACCTTCGGCGGCGTGAAGATGTGCGACAGGCTATGAATGGTCTGCTCGACCTGGAGCGATTATTAGGACGGATTGCTTTGGACTCGGCGGGGCCGCGCGAAGTCGTTTCCCTGGGAGCGACACTCCAGTGCCTTCCAGGCTTGCTTACTTCGGTGAAGCAATTTAAGGCTCCAAAATGGAGTGCGCTGGCTAATGGCTTCGACACCCTTGAAGACCTTCACACATTGATCGCCAAAACAATCGCTGATGAACCACCGGTTTCGCTGGCCGACGGAGGAGTCATTCGCTCCGGAGTGAATGCCGATCTGGATGAGCTGCGTGAACTGAGCCGCAGCGGACGACAGGCTTTGGCGGCTATCGAGGAGCGAGAGCGACAACGCACAGGCATCAGTTCGCTCAAGGTACGGTTCAATAATGTCTTCGGTTATTACATCGAGGTTACCAAGGCAAACGCGAAGGCTGTGCCCTCGGATTACGAGCGCAAACAAACTCTCGTCAACGCTGAGCGATTTACGACACCGGAACTGAAGGACTACGAGACGAAGATTCTGACTGCTCAGGAGCGAAGCGGTGAGATCGAGCGAAGACTCTTCAATGAGCTGCGCCGTCAGCTTCTGGATGCTGCTCCTCGAATGAGAGAAACAGCGCGACGTGTGGCGGAGATCGATCTGCTGACTTGTTTTGCGCATCTCGCTTCTCTGCGTGGATGGGTACGCCCCGCTGTCGAAACAAGTGGTTTGTTGGAATTCATCGGAGCGCGCCATCCCGTAGTTGAACAACGATTGGAGGAATCCGGTGTAGGCAGGTTTGTTCCCAACTCCGTGCATCTAGATGCCGATGCTGGTCCTTCCGTGCTGCTGATCACCGGTCCGAACATGGGAGGTAAGAGCACCTATCTGCGGCAGACGGCGCTGCTCGTCATCATGGCGCAGTGCGGATGCTTCGTTCCGGCCGAACAGATGCGTCTGGGATTGGTGGATCGCATCTACACGCGCATCGGCGCGAGTGACAATGTAGCTCGAGGTCGTTCAACCTTTATGGTCGAAATGACCGAGACAGCGGCCATCTTGAACTCTGCGACAAACCGATCACTCGTTCTGCTGGACGAGATGGGACGAGGAACCGCGACTTACGACGGACTGTCGCTCGCCTGGGCCACGGTCGAGCATCTACATGACCGTATCGGCGCACGCACGCTGTTTGCTACGCACTATCACGAACTGACACTGCTCGCTGACAAGCTCGAGCGGCTGAAGAACCTGCGAGTCACGGTTAAAGAGACCGCAGGAGGCATCGTCTTTCTGCACTCGGTCGAGGCAGGACCAGCGAACAAGAGCTATGGTATCGAGGTGGCGCGACTTGCCGGCCTTCCTGCGGCAGTCATCTCGCGGGCCCGCGAGGTTTTGAAGCTCCATGAGAGGGCCGAGAGCCAACAAGTGCGTGAAGCGGCTTCTGATCACTCCCCCGCATTGCAGATGACGATGTTTACTCCGCTCTCGCAGCGGATCGTTGATCGCATCGCTGAGATTGCTGTCGATGACCTGACTCCGCGCGAAGCGCTGAACCTGTTAGCCGAACTGCAAAAGGAGCTCAAGGGATGA
- the hemA gene encoding glutamyl-tRNA reductase, with the protein MSQNQNLVLIGVNHTTAPVEVRERLAIPAGRLADAIRSLVHHPGIREGIILSTCNRVELLTVQENGSTTQANLLQFLQDYFAVPPASITPHLYEYREREAVRHLFRVASSLDSMVVGEPQILGQVKESYTVAREVGAVSNSLDPLIQRAFTVAKKIRSETQIGSSSVSIASVAVDLARKIFGTLQGKTVLLVGAGKMSELAARHLIQQGASNILVTNRTFERAERIAQLFDGQAIPFETLYEQAARADIVITSTGAPQKLFLRSHGQQFLYTRRNRPMFFIDIAVPRDIDPKMNEIEGCFVYDIDDLQQVAAANLADRSREAAAAETIVTQEVEKYEQRVQSRGAVPAILALQQNAEVIREAEMARAAKRLNGLTDEQREAVEALTRSLTAKLLHPQLTALRQAAKSREIPEENGNSQASK; encoded by the coding sequence ATGAGCCAGAACCAAAATCTCGTGTTGATTGGCGTAAACCACACAACTGCTCCCGTCGAGGTTCGGGAGCGATTAGCGATTCCGGCCGGTCGGTTGGCTGATGCGATACGGAGCCTTGTTCACCACCCGGGAATCCGCGAAGGGATCATCCTCTCAACCTGCAACCGTGTCGAACTGTTGACCGTGCAGGAGAATGGCTCAACAACTCAAGCGAACCTGCTTCAGTTCCTTCAGGACTACTTTGCTGTTCCACCGGCATCCATTACGCCTCATCTTTATGAATACCGCGAGCGAGAGGCCGTGCGGCATCTCTTTCGCGTTGCCAGTTCGTTGGACTCGATGGTCGTTGGCGAACCACAGATCCTTGGCCAAGTGAAAGAGTCTTACACTGTCGCCCGCGAAGTAGGAGCCGTTTCCAACTCGCTTGACCCGTTGATTCAACGTGCCTTTACCGTCGCCAAGAAGATTCGCTCCGAGACGCAGATCGGATCCAGCTCGGTTTCCATTGCCTCAGTCGCGGTCGACCTTGCGCGAAAAATCTTTGGCACACTTCAGGGGAAAACGGTCCTTCTGGTCGGGGCAGGAAAAATGTCGGAGCTTGCCGCCCGCCATCTGATCCAGCAGGGCGCTTCCAACATCCTGGTCACCAACCGGACCTTCGAGAGAGCTGAGAGAATCGCGCAGCTGTTCGACGGACAAGCCATCCCTTTCGAGACACTCTACGAGCAGGCTGCGCGGGCAGACATCGTAATCACCTCTACGGGCGCCCCTCAGAAACTCTTTCTTCGCTCTCACGGACAACAGTTTCTATATACCCGTCGAAATCGGCCCATGTTCTTCATTGATATCGCTGTGCCTCGCGATATTGATCCGAAGATGAATGAGATCGAAGGCTGTTTTGTTTACGATATCGACGATCTTCAACAGGTTGCCGCCGCCAACCTGGCAGACCGCAGCCGTGAAGCCGCAGCAGCGGAGACGATTGTTACTCAGGAAGTGGAGAAGTACGAGCAGCGCGTTCAATCTCGCGGTGCTGTTCCCGCTATCCTCGCTCTGCAACAGAATGCCGAGGTGATACGCGAGGCGGAGATGGCTCGTGCCGCCAAACGCCTCAATGGATTGACCGATGAGCAGCGGGAAGCTGTCGAGGCGCTCACGCGTTCACTGACTGCCAAACTGCTGCATCCTCAGTTGACCGCGTTGCGACAGGCTGCTAAATCCCGCGAAATTCCGGAAGAGAATGGCAACAGTCAAGCCTCGAAGTGA
- a CDS encoding FecR domain-containing protein, which translates to MPRLKTSLLSLATLGALSFGQILYGQNVNTAGPGTLNYIEGQVNIDGQQLDSQSVGKTQLTNNQSISTENGKAEILLTPGVFLRLGANSTVEMISPSLTKTEVRLVQGRVNVEVDQLYPQNLLLIDVPNGQAHLTKKGLYGFDTGNSTIRVFDGEAQVYPGADLNTNIKPITVKGGRELALDGEPGKTQKFDRDSAKDDLYNWSSLRSQYLGEANANLAESYAASASFYPGWYWAGWPYGYTWLPGSGLYSSPFGYGFYSPYYYRVYGPGFYGSPYGWYGRPYGGSYRGGVVVTRPSGGFSGGVGGFHGGGGFHTGGRR; encoded by the coding sequence ATGCCACGGTTGAAAACATCTCTACTCTCCTTGGCGACCCTGGGTGCACTCTCCTTTGGTCAGATTCTGTATGGACAAAATGTAAATACGGCTGGTCCAGGGACATTGAATTACATCGAGGGGCAGGTCAATATCGATGGCCAGCAACTTGATTCCCAGTCTGTAGGAAAGACACAGCTCACGAATAACCAGTCGATCTCGACCGAAAACGGCAAGGCGGAGATTCTGCTTACACCGGGAGTCTTTCTACGGCTTGGAGCAAACAGCACAGTGGAGATGATCTCTCCATCTCTTACAAAGACTGAAGTCAGGTTGGTGCAGGGGCGGGTCAATGTTGAAGTCGATCAGCTCTATCCGCAGAACCTTCTTTTGATCGACGTGCCCAATGGTCAGGCGCACCTGACGAAGAAGGGCCTCTACGGCTTCGATACGGGGAACTCCACCATCCGTGTCTTCGACGGCGAAGCCCAGGTCTATCCCGGCGCTGATCTCAACACCAATATCAAACCAATCACAGTGAAGGGCGGGCGGGAGCTTGCGTTGGACGGAGAACCCGGCAAAACGCAGAAGTTCGATCGAGATAGTGCCAAAGATGACCTTTACAACTGGAGCAGTCTGCGTTCGCAGTATCTAGGTGAAGCCAACGCAAATTTGGCAGAATCGTATGCCGCTTCCGCCAGCTTTTACCCGGGCTGGTATTGGGCAGGATGGCCTTACGGCTATACATGGCTTCCGGGGAGCGGTCTATACTCGAGCCCATTCGGATATGGCTTCTACTCGCCGTACTACTACCGCGTGTATGGTCCGGGCTTCTACGGTTCTCCTTACGGATGGTACGGAAGACCCTATGGCGGTAGTTACCGTGGAGGTGTAGTGGTCACCCGTCCTTCAGGCGGCTTCAGCGGTGGAGTCGGTGGGTTCCATGGCGGTGGTGGTTTCCACACCGGCGGACGTCGTTAG
- the ccsA gene encoding cytochrome c biogenesis protein CcsA, whose translation MSLLWLRIAVLLYGVAALAVLPAALYDRPRWNKIAIPAAITGLFFHFVSLVEMLNAAHHRLPVDTHETQGMLGLLLAGAFLLVYWRYRTVSLGVFVLPISFLLGLVPAFRPGQEAAPFPQFHTIWIFLHIALLLAAYAALLLSLLSSVLYLIQERALKSKHTPGASWLPPLETTDQIALRSLLFGLPCMTAGLLIGSLIAQQTIGPSYFLDPKVLLSFAMWLAYVAMIYIRRHSGLRGRRAIYLSGFVFLVVLAVWSANQFSVVHRFTTP comes from the coding sequence ATGTCGTTGCTCTGGCTCAGGATCGCAGTTTTGCTCTACGGTGTTGCCGCGCTCGCGGTATTGCCGGCTGCTCTCTATGACCGGCCACGGTGGAACAAGATCGCCATCCCGGCAGCGATAACCGGGTTGTTTTTTCACTTTGTTTCCCTGGTCGAAATGCTGAATGCCGCCCATCATCGGCTGCCAGTCGATACTCACGAGACACAGGGAATGCTCGGGCTGCTGCTGGCAGGAGCATTTTTGCTGGTCTACTGGCGTTACCGAACCGTCTCGCTTGGCGTCTTTGTCCTGCCGATCTCCTTTTTGCTTGGCCTGGTTCCCGCGTTTCGTCCCGGTCAAGAGGCTGCGCCTTTTCCGCAGTTTCATACGATCTGGATCTTTCTACACATCGCACTGCTGCTCGCGGCCTATGCAGCGCTGCTGCTCTCTCTCCTGTCTTCAGTGCTGTATCTCATTCAGGAACGGGCCCTGAAATCCAAGCACACTCCGGGAGCATCCTGGTTGCCGCCGCTCGAAACCACGGATCAGATCGCACTTCGCTCGTTGCTCTTCGGTTTGCCTTGCATGACAGCTGGCTTGTTGATCGGTTCGCTGATCGCACAACAGACAATCGGCCCATCGTACTTCCTCGATCCCAAAGTGCTGCTCTCCTTCGCTATGTGGCTGGCTTATGTCGCCATGATCTATATCCGGCGGCACTCCGGTCTGCGCGGACGTCGGGCGATTTACCTCTCCGGTTTTGTTTTTCTTGTTGTCCTCGCCGTATGGTCGGCGAATCAATTCTCTGTAGTCCACAGGTTCACGACGCCATGA
- a CDS encoding anhydro-N-acetylmuramic acid kinase, translating to MIVAGVMSGTSADGVDVALCRIMPSAKKNGTPRIKLIGAAGFRYPKPLRNAVLAVMDAKDASVADLSRLNWRLGEVYAGAVERAAQQFGIKVALVGCHGQTIYHQGAALKYLGRPIRCTWQLGEASVIAEKLRVPVVSDFRPADLAAGGQGAPLVPILDYVMFRSEKVNRVLQNLGGIANMTAIPAGASIDDLLAFDSGPSNMVIDACMERFYGKPFDRNGAIAKRGKVIQQVIHPFLKQPYFSALPPKSCGREEYGEKFVNHFISLCRKVGAKDADIIATATALSAESILDAYRRFVWPHLGQKAPMARGVEYVVAGGGAKNETLMTMLRSGLEPLGVRIRTTEELGIPTQAKEGVAFALMAWLTWNGLSGNVPSATGAPRPVILGKVTRG from the coding sequence ATGATCGTGGCTGGCGTCATGAGCGGGACCTCTGCCGATGGTGTGGACGTTGCACTCTGCCGGATTATGCCTTCAGCGAAGAAGAACGGAACACCACGCATCAAGCTGATCGGAGCTGCCGGATTTCGCTATCCCAAGCCTTTGCGCAATGCAGTACTGGCTGTGATGGATGCGAAGGACGCCTCGGTTGCAGATCTATCGCGACTCAATTGGCGACTCGGCGAAGTGTACGCCGGCGCAGTCGAACGCGCTGCTCAACAGTTCGGGATTAAGGTTGCTCTTGTCGGTTGCCATGGACAGACGATCTATCATCAGGGCGCGGCTTTGAAGTACCTCGGCAGACCAATACGGTGTACATGGCAACTTGGCGAGGCATCGGTGATTGCCGAGAAACTGCGAGTTCCCGTTGTCAGCGACTTCCGTCCCGCGGATCTTGCTGCGGGAGGACAAGGCGCACCGCTGGTTCCGATTCTCGACTACGTGATGTTTCGCTCGGAGAAGGTCAATCGCGTGCTTCAGAATCTCGGCGGTATTGCAAATATGACAGCGATTCCGGCAGGAGCTTCCATCGACGACCTGCTTGCCTTCGATTCCGGCCCATCGAATATGGTGATCGATGCCTGCATGGAGCGTTTTTACGGCAAGCCCTTCGACCGTAACGGCGCTATAGCGAAGCGTGGCAAAGTTATCCAGCAGGTGATCCATCCGTTTCTTAAGCAACCTTACTTCTCTGCCCTGCCGCCAAAGAGCTGTGGACGAGAGGAATACGGCGAAAAATTCGTGAATCACTTCATTTCGTTGTGCCGTAAGGTTGGTGCGAAAGATGCCGATATCATCGCCACTGCAACGGCGCTGTCAGCGGAGTCGATCCTCGATGCGTACCGGAGATTTGTGTGGCCACATCTTGGCCAGAAGGCTCCAATGGCGCGCGGCGTAGAGTATGTCGTTGCAGGTGGCGGAGCAAAGAATGAAACCCTGATGACGATGTTGCGCTCGGGGCTCGAGCCGCTGGGAGTCCGCATCCGCACCACCGAAGAACTTGGCATACCAACACAAGCCAAGGAAGGCGTGGCGTTCGCGTTGATGGCGTGGTTGACCTGGAATGGCCTGTCGGGGAATGTGCCGAGTGCTACGGGTGCTCCCCGACCAGTCATTCTGGGTAAGGTAACGCGTGGATGA